Within Populus trichocarpa isolate Nisqually-1 chromosome 6, P.trichocarpa_v4.1, whole genome shotgun sequence, the genomic segment TGCCGATTAGGTCATTCCCTTGACAGTCTTCTAGGTATATACGTTGTGTATTTTCGTGAGTTCTGAATACTGGGTGGTGATCTTCCGGCCAGTAATTTGAATGTTCATCAACTGACAGAAATATAGGATAATCTGTTTCTGTATCTTAATGTCAGTTATATAATCTTTTCGTCAGCATGGCAGTCTGATTACATACACAGTGGCAATTCCATTCTGAAGTTAATTGAAATCTTTTATCCTGAAGCCTGAAGTTGCTCCATAACCATAAGCTTGCACATAACTCCTCCTTGAAGCCATCTCACTTCTTCAGGCTCCAGCTGGGCACATTTAAAGCCAAACAGTTAATTTATGTTGTCAATGAAAAGTGTGTCACTGGATGGCTAAGCACAACTAACACCACCAACGGTGTATTGATTAATCGACCGCCCTTCTCACCTGGTGATTCTGTGTGGTTTGTCTCGTTCgatttattttgttatgctGAAAGATTTTGCAGTACAATCCAGAAATTTCTTGACATGCTgatagcatatatatatatgtaaaagcAGAAAAACCATAGGATGCTAATAGCATCAGATTCCCACCAATTATGTAGGCAGCAatagaatcaaatttaaatcGTGTCCATCTCTATTGCCTTGTTCACATCCATCCAGCCTAACTCCAAAGAATTTCATTAAGAAGCTGTCACCACTATATTTCCTACAGAAGATTATCTTGTAACACCTGGAACTTCCGGAAGGATTCTCCGAAAACAACTATGTTAAAAGAGACTGCTATTTTCTCCTTTCCTGCTTTGGATAGGGACATTCCTTGAGAAAGGCAATGCGAACCAAATTTTACTTTAGCTGCAAATTTAAAGAATATTCCATTTCCACGATCAAGATGCAGAGTTCTAAAGTCTGAGTAATCTATGCTCTCTCTAAAGCATCTGTATGCTACGAGCAAACTATATTGTCAGATGATCTCAACCATCTGATATCATTTGATTGATCACTAACCGGCTGTCATGTATTATGGAAAAATAGAATCATGATTGAACATTTTTGGGCCATTCGATATGCATTAAAAATTGGTTTTGAACCAAACTTTACTCTTCATAGAaacaattaagaattaaattattcGAAGGCATAATCAATGGGGCAATTTGGTGATACCTGTGCCGACTTTGCTAAGCTTCAGTGGACTAAACATAAAGGAAATTAGGGGGTAGTTTCTCCCCAATTCTGTTTCCTAAATGGAGCCAATAGCTGCATGCAGGACCAGCAGGGTTTCCTCTTGTGAGAAGCTTGTGGCCATAGGCTTGGGCCTTCTAGCTGTGGTTTCACCTCTGTTTATTGATCGGAGACCAGTCAGTGAATCGGAACTTGATGAGGAATCCATCATACTTGCTTCTTGGGTACCTCTTCTGCTCTTGGTGCTGATCTTGGCCACTGCTTTATCGTTGTATCTAGACAGGAGCTTTACCAGGTTTGATCCTTAT encodes:
- the LOC7491989 gene encoding uncharacterized protein LOC7491989 gives rise to the protein MEPIAACRTSRVSSCEKLVAIGLGLLAVVSPLFIDRRPVSESELDEESIILASWVPLLLLVLILATALSLYLDRSFTRFDPYWIHRAGGSSGGIMVILVILALVLKCRASDIIEELGIFNETGA